The Rhizobium grahamii DNA window TTGGGATTGGCGATGCCCGCCGGCTTTTCGATCTGGGAGAGTTCGCTGTCGAGGATTTCACGGTTGAGGATCTGCCCGGTATCGGGATCCTTGAAATCCTGATCCTCCAGCCAGGCATCCGCGTAGGCGATATACCGATCGAACAGGTTCTGGCCGTACTCGCTGTAGGATTCCAGATAGGCCTTCTGAATTTCATGGCCGATGAATTCCGCGTAGCGGGCGGCGATCTCGGTCTTGATGAAGTCCAGGTATGAGGCTTCCGTTTCCTTCGGGAACTGCTCTCGCTTGATCGCCTGTTCGAGAATGTACATCAGGTGCACGGGGTCGGCCGCGACCTCCTTCGTATCGTAGTTGAAGGTCTCGGAGAGCACCTTGAAGGCAAAGCGGGTGCTGATACCCGTCATGCCCTCGTCAACACCGGCCGCGTCTCGATACTCTTGCACCGACTTCGCCTTGGGGTCGGTATCCTTGAGGTTTTCGCCGTCATAAACCCGCATTTTAGTATTCAGCGGCGAGTTCTCGTGCCGTGCCAGCCGGGTCGAAACAGTGAATCGGCTGAGGTTTTCAAGGACCTCCGGCGCACACGGGCTCTTGGAAAGCTCGCTTTCACGCAGCAGCTTTTCGTAGATGAGGCGTTCTTCCGTCACCCGAAGGCAATAGGGAACTTTCACCACGAGAATGCGGTCAAGGAAAGCTTCGTTATTGCGGTTGTTCTTGAATTGCTGCCACTCAGATTCGTTCGAGTGAGCGACAACGATACCCTGGTAAGGGAAGGCGCCGAAATTCTCGGTGCCGTTGTAGCTGCCTTCCTGCGTGGCCGTCAGCAGCGGATGCAGCACCTTGATCGGCGCCTTGAACATTTCAACGAATTCCAGCAGGCCTTGGGTCGTCCGGTTCAGGCCACCGCTGTAGGAATAAGCGTCGGGGTCGGCCTGGCTGTAGTTTTCGAGCTGCCTGATATCCACCTTGCCGACGAGCGCAGATATGTCCTGATTGTTTTCATCGCCAGGTTCCGTCTTGGCGATGGCAACCTGTCGCAGGCGCGAGGGCATAAGCTTGACGACGCTGAAACGGGAGATGTCACCGTCCAGCTCATCGAGCCGTTTTGTCGCCCAAGGGGAGATCAGCCCTGTCAATCGCCGCCGCGCGATGCCGTATTTGTCCTCGAGCAAATCAGCCATGCGATCGGGTTGGAAAAGACCGAGAGGCGACTCGAAGATCGGGCTGATTTGCCCGTCGATTGCGAGGGTGTAGATCGGCGAGTGCTCCATCAGCCTCTTCAGCCGCTCCGCTAGCGACGACTTGCCACCGCCGACCGGTCCAAGCAGATAGAGGATCTGTTTCCGCTCCTCCAAGCCTTGCGCCGCATAGCGGAAATAGCCGACGATGCGCTCAATCGTGTCCTCCATTCCGTAGAAATCGGCAAAGGAGGGATAAACTTTCACGGTTCTGTTAGAGAAGATGCGTCCCAAGCGCTCATCGGCGCTGGTATCGACCAGTCTGGGCTCACCGATCGCCTCAACCATGCGTTCTTGGGCCGTAGCGTACATTCGCTTGTCGTCACGGCAAGCAAGAAGATATTCCTGAAGGCTGAATTGTTCCTGAGCGGCGCTCGTATAGATCTCTGAGAAAAGATCGAACACGTCGCTTTCGCTTTTTGGCATAATATGCTCTCCCGCGGCCGGTTGGGTTAGACGGGATCGCTGCATGTCGGCTCGCGTAATATAAACGCGTCAGACTCGCTATTGTTCCAAATGCTTACACGAAATCCGGGACAGTCTGATGCCGATAGCCGCGACCTTCGTCAGGCACCCATTATGCAGCGCGTCGCGAAGATCGCCAAGGGCGCAAAAGGCTTTCCACGCATTTAATTGGTTGTTGGCTAATTTAGGTATGCAAAATTCGCAAGGTTAATCCCATATACAACTAAGCTTGGTCGTCGGAGGGTTTTCCGCTGCGGCTCTCCAGGCGATATCGGCTTGCCGGGTAGATAAGCCGAGCGGTCGACACCACGTGCTGGCCCGACCATGTTCTGCGCCGGATTGACAGGCAGGGTTCGCTTCTCAAAATCGTCAGCAGTTTACACTCCCACGCTTGCGGCATAACGGCTTCTACGACGTGCTCGGAGCCGCTGAGAGGTGCGGTTGACGTTAGATAGGCGTTCGGCGTCAGGGAGGAGAAGTCCTGCGCGAGGTAGTCGGGTGCGGCCGCCGGATTGACGAAGCGGTCCTCGATCTGCACCGGGACGCCGTTCTCGCTGTGCACGACAAGAGAATGGAAAACGGGCGCCGCGATTTCGAGATCAAGTGCATCGGCGACCTCCGGGGAGGCCGTTTCAGATGCCAATACGATCACGGATGCATCGTGAACATGGCCGCGTTCGGCAATCTCGTCGGCTATATTGCGGACCTCGAAGAGCGCCGAATAGCCTTTGCGCTCCGCAACGAAGGACCCAACGCCTTGAATTCTGACCAGCTCACCTTCGTTGGCGAGTTCCCGAAGGGCGCGATTGGCGGTCATCTTGCTGACGCCGAGTTCGCTAACCAGTTCATTTTCCGAAGGAACTCGAAACTTCGGAGGCCATTCACCGCTATGGATCCGATCAAGAATCATTTGCTTGACGCCAGCATAAAGTGGTGAGGTGTCGTGCTGCACCAGCTCTTGCTTCATCTTGCCTGAATGCTTCATCGCCTGTTCCTTTTGCAGCCGAAGAATCTAACCGACCACGACTTTCCTCTTGCATATCATAAAATATCTCATATGGTACCATATACAACCTCGAGATCAACGCATTTCGCATTGGGATCGAGCAAGCCGACAGAAGATCGGTCGCAAGAACAATAAGATGTGCCCCCAGGCCAGTTTTACCTCAGAGGAGAGGCTACGATGAAATCCCATATGCTGTTTGTTTATGCTGCTTTGGCGCTCTCGACCGTTGCGGCGCCCGTCGCTGCCAAGGATTGGAAGAGCGCGACCATCACCCTTGAAGGTGCCTATGCGCCTTGGAACATGACCAATGCCGACGGCACGCTCGGCGGATTTGAACCGGAACTTGCCAAGGTTCTTTGCGAGCGCGCCGAGATCGAATGCAAGCTCGTCGCATCTGATTGGGACGGGATGAT harbors:
- a CDS encoding PrkA family serine protein kinase, with the translated sequence MPKSESDVFDLFSEIYTSAAQEQFSLQEYLLACRDDKRMYATAQERMVEAIGEPRLVDTSADERLGRIFSNRTVKVYPSFADFYGMEDTIERIVGYFRYAAQGLEERKQILYLLGPVGGGKSSLAERLKRLMEHSPIYTLAIDGQISPIFESPLGLFQPDRMADLLEDKYGIARRRLTGLISPWATKRLDELDGDISRFSVVKLMPSRLRQVAIAKTEPGDENNQDISALVGKVDIRQLENYSQADPDAYSYSGGLNRTTQGLLEFVEMFKAPIKVLHPLLTATQEGSYNGTENFGAFPYQGIVVAHSNESEWQQFKNNRNNEAFLDRILVVKVPYCLRVTEERLIYEKLLRESELSKSPCAPEVLENLSRFTVSTRLARHENSPLNTKMRVYDGENLKDTDPKAKSVQEYRDAAGVDEGMTGISTRFAFKVLSETFNYDTKEVAADPVHLMYILEQAIKREQFPKETEASYLDFIKTEIAARYAEFIGHEIQKAYLESYSEYGQNLFDRYIAYADAWLEDQDFKDPDTGQILNREILDSELSQIEKPAGIANPKDFRNEVVKFTLRARARNNGRNPSWTSYEKLREVIEKRMFGQVEDLLPVISFGSKKDSTTEKQHAEFVQRMTERGYTVRQVRRLVDWYMRVNKAG
- the hutC gene encoding histidine utilization repressor, producing MKHSGKMKQELVQHDTSPLYAGVKQMILDRIHSGEWPPKFRVPSENELVSELGVSKMTANRALRELANEGELVRIQGVGSFVAERKGYSALFEVRNIADEIAERGHVHDASVIVLASETASPEVADALDLEIAAPVFHSLVVHSENGVPVQIEDRFVNPAAAPDYLAQDFSSLTPNAYLTSTAPLSGSEHVVEAVMPQAWECKLLTILRSEPCLSIRRRTWSGQHVVSTARLIYPASRYRLESRSGKPSDDQA